Proteins co-encoded in one Armatimonadota bacterium genomic window:
- a CDS encoding DUF1343 domain-containing protein: MRGPRAFLLLLMLLATPVPPPAAAQVPVATRPGVDVLLGSPGLLQGRRIGLVTHAAGVTSTGEPTWAVLRRDPRFLVTALFAPEHGLTGTLPAGQPVPDGNGDLPVFSLYGRTRRPTPAMMAHIDLFLIDLQDVGTRAYTYASTMALVLQAAKDAGKPVVVLDRPNPMGGLHLDGPVLEPPYQSFIGLYPIPLVHGMTIGELAQLFNGLFDIGADLTVIPMRGWTRRMTWQETGLPWVRPSPNIPTMLTPFYYAATGVLDGTTLSAGVGTDAPFQLIHSPWLDGARLAARLNAVGLPGVVFDPYALRGEDPPRAVRLVVTDPLGFRPATTAVHILVETRHLHGPLLAFVAQGGRYRFDYVWGTSGVREAIDRGAPAWAIVARWDAELRRFQMLRSPYLLYP, translated from the coding sequence ATGCGAGGTCCGCGAGCGTTCCTCCTACTCCTCATGCTGCTGGCGACGCCTGTCCCGCCCCCGGCAGCGGCGCAGGTGCCGGTCGCCACGCGTCCGGGCGTGGATGTTCTGCTGGGGTCTCCCGGCCTCCTGCAGGGTCGCCGTATCGGGCTGGTGACACACGCTGCAGGGGTCACCAGCACCGGCGAGCCGACGTGGGCTGTGCTGCGGCGGGACCCGCGGTTCCTGGTGACCGCGCTGTTCGCACCGGAACACGGGCTAACGGGAACGCTGCCCGCCGGGCAGCCGGTGCCTGACGGCAACGGGGACCTGCCGGTCTTCAGCCTCTACGGCCGCACCCGCCGCCCCACGCCTGCCATGATGGCGCACATCGATCTCTTCCTCATAGACCTGCAGGACGTGGGAACGCGGGCGTACACCTACGCCTCCACCATGGCGCTGGTCCTGCAGGCCGCGAAGGACGCGGGCAAGCCGGTGGTGGTGCTGGATCGCCCCAACCCCATGGGCGGGCTGCACCTGGACGGCCCGGTGCTCGAGCCACCTTACCAGTCCTTCATCGGTCTCTATCCCATTCCGCTCGTGCACGGCATGACCATCGGCGAGCTGGCGCAGCTGTTCAACGGCCTCTTCGACATCGGGGCAGACCTCACCGTGATCCCCATGCGCGGCTGGACACGGCGCATGACCTGGCAGGAGACTGGGCTCCCGTGGGTGCGTCCCTCCCCCAACATCCCGACGATGCTCACGCCCTTCTACTATGCCGCCACGGGGGTGCTCGACGGCACGACGCTGTCGGCGGGGGTCGGCACCGACGCGCCGTTCCAGCTGATCCACAGTCCGTGGCTCGATGGGGCGCGGCTGGCCGCGCGCCTCAACGCGGTGGGGCTGCCGGGGGTCGTGTTCGACCCCTACGCGTTGCGAGGGGAAGATCCGCCGCGGGCGGTGCGGCTGGTCGTCACAGACCCGCTGGGGTTCCGGCCGGCGACGACCGCGGTCCACATTCTGGTCGAGACGCGCCACCTGCACGGGCCGCTCCTCGCGTTCGTCGCTCAGGGGGGTCGGTACAGGTTCGACTACGTGTGGGGCACCAGCGGCGTCCGTGAAGCGATCGACCGCGGGGCGCCGGCCTGGGCGATCGTTGCACGCTGGGACGCCGAGTTGCGCCGGTTCCAGATGTTACGCAGTCCCTACCTGCTCTACCCTTGA
- a CDS encoding ABC transporter substrate-binding protein, with product MVRVPWLTRRLVPLFLLLLLAWGPLLPGHAQQPRRGGVLRFALAGEPPTLDPHATTALIAAYVMHHALEPLFTVNSRLQPVPMLAERYSVSPDRRTYTITLRRGVPFHHGREMTADDVVASLTRWGRVSPRGRAVFANVETIRASDAATVTIRLREPNVLLITDLAWWAQPAVIYPKEILDEAGTAPLRRFIGTGPFRFVEYVPDRHIRFERFDRYAARTDRPDGMGGQRIAYLDGLLFTPVPDPAVRTAQVIRNEAHFAEILNPDEYERLRREPGIVPVKAPLPSTLAFVFNKRSGPMTNPKLRQAFAAALDAPAILRATYGHPEFFRLNPSLLPKEHYMWTDAGKEFYNRNDLALARRLLQEAGYRGEPLRWLVISDFFWAYNSAPVAKAQLERAGFTVELIVTDWPTNQTLRNRAEGWDITPVHFPTVADPTIHLALSPTYVGGYESREQAALVALMRRHADPKVRMELWRRSQALFWRDLPMVIIGEGFFMHGHRPELKGYNGLPSHYFWNTWLEPSR from the coding sequence ATGGTCCGTGTGCCGTGGTTGACCCGTCGCCTCGTTCCGCTCTTTCTGCTGCTGCTCCTCGCATGGGGGCCGCTGCTGCCGGGACACGCGCAGCAACCCAGGCGCGGAGGCGTGCTCCGTTTCGCGCTGGCCGGCGAGCCGCCAACGCTCGACCCGCATGCCACCACGGCGCTGATCGCCGCCTACGTGATGCATCACGCCCTCGAACCGCTGTTCACCGTGAACAGCCGGCTGCAGCCGGTGCCGATGCTGGCCGAGCGCTACAGCGTCAGCCCTGACCGGCGAACCTACACGATCACCCTGCGCCGGGGCGTGCCGTTCCACCACGGGCGCGAGATGACCGCCGACGACGTGGTGGCGTCGTTGACCCGCTGGGGGCGCGTCAGCCCGCGCGGCCGCGCCGTGTTCGCCAACGTGGAGACGATCCGCGCCAGCGATGCCGCCACGGTGACCATCCGGCTGCGGGAACCCAACGTCCTCCTCATCACCGACCTGGCCTGGTGGGCGCAGCCCGCGGTCATCTACCCCAAGGAGATCCTGGACGAGGCCGGCACCGCCCCGCTGCGCCGGTTCATCGGCACGGGACCCTTTCGTTTCGTGGAGTACGTCCCCGATCGGCACATTCGGTTCGAACGGTTCGACCGGTACGCGGCGCGGACGGACCGTCCCGACGGCATGGGGGGCCAGCGCATCGCGTACCTCGACGGGCTCCTGTTCACGCCCGTCCCGGATCCGGCGGTGCGCACGGCGCAGGTGATTCGCAACGAGGCCCATTTCGCCGAGATCCTCAACCCTGACGAGTACGAGCGCCTGCGCCGGGAGCCCGGCATCGTCCCCGTCAAGGCGCCGCTGCCCAGCACGCTCGCCTTTGTGTTCAACAAGCGCTCCGGGCCGATGACGAACCCCAAGCTGCGGCAGGCCTTCGCCGCCGCGCTGGATGCGCCGGCCATCCTGCGCGCCACCTATGGGCATCCTGAGTTCTTCCGGTTGAACCCCAGCCTGCTGCCCAAGGAGCACTACATGTGGACCGACGCGGGCAAGGAGTTCTACAACCGGAACGACCTCGCCCTGGCGCGCCGGCTCCTCCAGGAAGCCGGCTACCGCGGCGAGCCGCTGCGGTGGCTCGTGATCTCCGACTTCTTCTGGGCGTACAACTCCGCCCCGGTGGCGAAGGCCCAGCTGGAGCGCGCGGGGTTCACCGTGGAGCTGATCGTGACCGACTGGCCCACCAACCAGACGCTCCGCAACCGCGCCGAGGGGTGGGACATCACGCCCGTGCACTTCCCGACGGTCGCCGATCCGACGATCCATCTGGCGTTGAGTCCGACGTACGTGGGCGGCTACGAGAGCCGGGAGCAAGCGGCGCTGGTGGCGCTGATGCGGCGCCATGCGGACCCCAAGGTGCGCATGGAGTTGTGGCGGCGCTCCCAGGCGCTGTTCTGGCGCGATCTACCTATGGTCATCATCGGCGAGGGGTTCTTCATGCACGGGCACCGGCCCGAGCTCAAGGGCTACAACGGCCTCCCCTCGCACTACTTCTGGAACACTTGGCTGGAACCGTCGCGGTAG
- a CDS encoding MFS transporter, translating into MTSSVADIAEPGAGGFWSVMRHRNYALLWTGQLISQLGDRLHWMAISLWVYQKTGSALSVSFAIMALLVGSAVVGVPAGALVDRLDRRKILVYADLIRATLVFAIPDLMERNLLLVYVVLFLISAATAFFRPAMFACIPQSVPRGSLLQANALFASMDSGTEIIGPVLAGLVVSTLGYQTALYLDGITFLASAVLVSLLKITNGDVGAVNPADVHQKGVFHSIVEGLRYVKNDKIQLGLLALVLGGYWVAGLNSLQTPMAKGVLRVTDQQFGWFQSSGGIGYVAASLLLAWCGLTLRRGHVIVAAYLLWAMAVAAVGLSANVAMLVVANFWAGFANMIVFISVATILMEYTPADKMGRTITTRQVLVALMRAVSLVGFGWVADAVGVRFSILAMATISTIGTLLAAIRFPSVWHYDGRAIGANTRLGIGVFAERILSDFFVSLVDRCSPEFAREEQVWLNSVVLAMVAAFWLVFLVAFPLQNVIATGVVAATVIAAVVVRALITRFGSSK; encoded by the coding sequence ATGACCTCTTCCGTCGCCGACATCGCTGAGCCCGGTGCAGGCGGGTTCTGGTCCGTCATGCGGCATCGGAACTACGCCCTGCTGTGGACCGGCCAGCTCATCTCACAACTGGGCGACAGACTGCACTGGATGGCCATCTCGCTCTGGGTCTATCAGAAGACGGGCTCGGCGCTGTCAGTGTCGTTTGCGATTATGGCGTTGCTGGTGGGTTCGGCAGTCGTTGGTGTGCCAGCCGGCGCTTTGGTCGACCGTCTAGACCGCCGCAAGATTCTAGTTTATGCTGATTTGATACGCGCTACTCTCGTCTTTGCTATTCCCGATTTGATGGAGCGCAACCTTCTTCTGGTGTACGTGGTCCTTTTTCTAATATCAGCGGCGACCGCTTTCTTTCGTCCCGCGATGTTTGCGTGCATCCCTCAGTCTGTACCTCGGGGTAGCTTACTACAGGCCAATGCCCTATTCGCATCCATGGACTCAGGCACGGAGATCATTGGGCCAGTTTTGGCAGGATTAGTTGTTTCGACACTTGGCTATCAAACGGCGCTTTACCTGGATGGGATCACGTTCTTAGCATCGGCCGTGTTGGTTAGTCTTTTAAAAATAACCAACGGGGACGTCGGTGCTGTCAATCCGGCGGACGTGCATCAAAAGGGAGTATTCCATTCAATAGTTGAGGGTCTTCGCTATGTTAAGAACGACAAGATTCAACTGGGACTACTTGCCCTCGTGCTCGGTGGCTACTGGGTTGCTGGCCTAAATTCCCTCCAGACACCGATGGCAAAAGGGGTGCTGCGAGTCACAGACCAGCAGTTTGGTTGGTTCCAGAGTAGCGGAGGGATTGGCTATGTTGCGGCATCCTTACTGCTTGCATGGTGCGGCTTGACTCTGCGCAGGGGGCACGTCATCGTTGCCGCCTACCTTCTATGGGCCATGGCCGTTGCGGCGGTGGGGTTATCGGCGAACGTTGCGATGTTAGTTGTTGCGAACTTTTGGGCGGGTTTTGCCAACATGATCGTCTTTATTAGTGTAGCCACGATCCTGATGGAATACACTCCAGCTGACAAGATGGGCCGTACTATCACTACCAGGCAGGTACTAGTTGCATTGATGCGCGCAGTGTCGTTAGTGGGTTTCGGGTGGGTTGCGGACGCGGTCGGGGTTAGGTTTTCCATCTTGGCCATGGCGACCATTTCCACGATTGGAACACTGCTCGCTGCTATCAGGTTTCCAAGCGTCTGGCACTACGACGGGCGGGCAATCGGTGCAAACACACGACTCGGAATAGGCGTATTTGCGGAACGCATCCTGTCAGACTTTTTCGTCAGCCTTGTGGATCGGTGCAGTCCCGAGTTTGCTAGAGAAGAGCAAGTATGGCTGAATAGCGTCGTCCTTGCGATGGTTGCAGCGTTTTGGCTTGTCTTCTTGGTTGCGTTTCCACTGCAGAACGTCATCGCGACCGGAGTCGTGGCCGCCACCGTTATCGCGGCTGTCGTGGTTCGCGCGCTGATTACGAGGTTTGGATCGTCGAAGTAG
- a CDS encoding ribonuclease HI family protein gives MKLRLFVDGASRGNPGPAALGVVIQDAQGKTLAELSEALGHATNNVAEYRALLRALAEARAMGADEVEIFADSDLLVRQVSGAYRVKSPHLRPLHQDVLTALRQFRRWRIRHVPRTENAAADALANRALDATAVSRVVELTALVAPGPAGWRAWVPALPDCEATAPTETAALARLQHLAAERVSAHLRAGGPLPREHRLRIVVDARGRGTTGGTAGDRADTTA, from the coding sequence GTGAAACTGCGTCTGTTCGTGGACGGCGCGTCGCGGGGCAACCCCGGGCCAGCCGCTCTTGGGGTGGTCATCCAGGACGCGCAGGGTAAGACGCTGGCAGAGCTGTCCGAGGCCCTGGGCCACGCCACCAACAACGTCGCGGAGTATCGGGCGCTGCTCCGAGCCCTGGCCGAGGCGCGGGCGATGGGCGCAGATGAGGTGGAGATCTTCGCCGACAGCGACCTGCTGGTGCGCCAGGTCAGCGGCGCGTACCGCGTGAAGAGCCCCCACCTCCGGCCCCTCCACCAGGACGTGCTGACGGCGCTGCGCCAATTCCGCCGGTGGCGTATCCGGCACGTGCCGCGGACCGAGAACGCTGCAGCCGACGCCCTTGCCAACCGTGCCCTCGACGCCACGGCGGTCAGTCGGGTGGTCGAGCTCACGGCGCTGGTGGCCCCGGGCCCCGCAGGCTGGCGCGCGTGGGTGCCGGCGTTGCCAGACTGCGAAGCCACCGCGCCGACCGAGACCGCAGCGCTTGCCAGGCTGCAGCACCTGGCAGCCGAACGGGTGAGCGCACACCTGCGCGCGGGAGGCCCCCTGCCCAGGGAGCACCGACTGCGCATCGTCGTCGACGCACGCGGACGCGGTACAACTGGCGGCACCGCCGGTGACAGGGCGGATACCACAGCGTAG
- a CDS encoding HD domain-containing protein yields MMQTISPPVQWFTLAVIATAEVVLAFSLHQVSWQLWHELLLFYIVTVVAYSVRVPDPRGGAVTPSDVLSYLATYLFNPPTALLVVGTGRTLGYVVSRGWIPWRALLNGAQMGISVAIGALVFSALGGTPGHIDLEKGHLALVAAPLAHQAANNFFYAYSFSRWRGTSLSAIWLVGIRDLFWPNLLHIPTAIFLGILTTRVTAFAIVLYMLLLPFQWRALRLYLGRRQLYAQIVDRLVVAMDVDFPSSGAHARRVAAIAVAIAEEMRLGETHVEAIQFAALLHDVGLIGKVDLLQKHRFDSETSRNFEEHVYVGASIAQELPRKDIGLLVLHHHERYDGQGYPKGLKADAIPLGSRVIAVAEYVDSMRFGLPPYTVASEESDVIAAVRNESGRAFDPEVVDAFLRAVAKGLFVRLGEKTAFIP; encoded by the coding sequence TTGCATCAAGTATCGTGGCAGCTGTGGCACGAATTGTTGCTTTTCTACATCGTGACCGTAGTAGCGTACTCAGTACGTGTACCCGATCCTAGAGGTGGTGCTGTCACACCTAGCGATGTCCTCTCATATCTCGCGACCTACCTTTTCAATCCCCCTACAGCTCTGCTGGTCGTTGGGACGGGGCGTACGTTGGGTTACGTGGTTTCCCGAGGATGGATACCGTGGCGGGCGCTGTTGAACGGCGCACAGATGGGAATCAGCGTTGCAATCGGTGCACTAGTATTCTCTGCGTTGGGTGGCACGCCCGGCCACATCGACTTGGAAAAAGGACACCTGGCGCTGGTTGCGGCGCCGCTCGCGCACCAAGCGGCGAACAACTTTTTCTACGCGTACAGCTTCAGCAGATGGCGCGGAACAAGTCTGTCAGCTATTTGGCTCGTCGGGATCCGGGATCTTTTTTGGCCCAACCTACTGCATATTCCGACTGCCATATTTTTAGGGATCCTCACCACAAGAGTGACAGCCTTTGCGATTGTGCTGTACATGCTTTTGCTCCCGTTTCAGTGGCGGGCGTTGCGGCTTTATCTCGGAAGAAGACAGCTCTATGCTCAGATCGTAGACAGGCTTGTAGTGGCGATGGATGTCGACTTTCCTTCGAGCGGAGCGCACGCGAGAAGGGTCGCGGCCATCGCAGTGGCAATTGCAGAAGAAATGCGCTTGGGTGAGACTCACGTCGAGGCCATTCAGTTTGCTGCCCTATTACACGACGTAGGGCTAATTGGGAAGGTGGATCTGTTGCAAAAGCATCGATTTGATTCGGAAACGAGTAGGAACTTCGAAGAGCACGTATACGTGGGTGCGAGCATCGCACAAGAACTGCCACGCAAGGATATCGGACTGTTGGTGCTCCACCACCACGAGCGCTACGACGGGCAGGGATACCCGAAGGGGCTCAAGGCAGACGCGATCCCCTTGGGGTCACGGGTGATTGCTGTGGCTGAGTATGTAGATAGTATGAGGTTCGGTCTCCCCCCCTATACCGTTGCGTCCGAGGAATCAGATGTGATTGCTGCCGTTCGAAACGAGAGCGGGCGCGCATTCGACCCGGAAGTCGTTGATGCTTTTTTGCGGGCCGTTGCCAAAGGACTGTTCGTGCGATTGGGAGAAAAGACAGCGTTCATCCCGTAG
- a CDS encoding AAA family ATPase, translating to MLWPDHSESRARANLSTVIWRVRAAVKRHDLRGDLLLSDASRIWLDTSRIWVDVQEFRKGAIAKPGQLLDLEALGRAVASMELYVGDLLQDWDYEWCVLERESLRELYLCTAEAVIDGFEQRHRWDVALRCARKAIQMDPYRERLQRALVRLLLRSGDRAAALAQISRFARLVRHEFGVELDNSILDLSRAMRGSHPWLSRTEGNPIAQSHFPPARELPLIGRLVERQCLLAALERARNGKGTGIFITGDAGMGKTRLLNWFLEEWAAFGGITKRGRCIEFCQPVAYHPVKDLLGLELSGQHEAHSVETGVGTSPNDNYSGPAKSGARLHFTQVMSKVEALTTQRPVLLVIEDVQWADAYTVDLVAFLLERANGLRLVVAVSASLPLTSSQVALHYRLQRCADIALRLAPLTRSEIAELVSNVAAGLEDPARAIDRVWLESEGNPFIALEVLKVIGTRNKTSDRRMRVSVLPGNAASSDAMPDAVRSLLQRRLCGLPPDARTVAEVASVLGRSFDLEVLTGLAGIETRELQAAVELLDAAGVFQREQSTIRFSLEQYRLLCYERLPPRDRVTYHQRAYKILLPRGDAAATELAWHQYASGCLKRAARWWEAAGDRAAAAYQYEVADRAYSMAAECWKRVSRRGATESVTCSEFRVLSKLDEVMTVMGRTRERREVLDEMRALASRDPSKKLLASWYLRAACFDEHVGNFDTAVRLARRAWHLAGSLRAQDLQVTALRDFAWALSRAGRNWRALAAFRACLRRARYAEPREVITALWQTAVVCIKLSDFALASACLERAKLASKVSSFVHESSEILGVEAIADKWMGRPEAAREKLSRSMNIAKKRRDRVMIARLDFHLATLDCLEGQLGQALCRLRRAIVASREMEYVRTHLSCLTEVASGLGRVIGSFELARMAVRHALRIAHYTQSRFLYAVCRDAEAQLLIEEGRFAEAGFVVADVFETLKAAGYPVAGLSEAVMRRGVISLLLGQVETALADLETAARLQSQAGDRLLLVNCLSYLAAAYAAIGNMASALAVSTDAVRLLQATNHANPQPQRIYWHHYLILKCMGLEPRVPYLQRAAELIETRAVTLSRAQQRRFKTAVPLNREILAAWEHYRQTGAELEAVDLRGGVLPNPMGRLDGGVPVSAKAHPTECLGTVS from the coding sequence ATGCTTTGGCCCGACCACTCAGAGTCTCGGGCACGGGCAAACCTGAGCACCGTTATCTGGCGGGTAAGAGCCGCAGTTAAGCGACACGACCTACGGGGCGATCTACTTTTGTCAGATGCGTCTCGCATTTGGTTAGACACGTCACGTATTTGGGTGGACGTTCAGGAGTTTAGGAAGGGAGCAATTGCCAAGCCCGGACAGTTACTAGACCTAGAGGCGTTGGGGCGCGCGGTAGCCAGTATGGAGCTCTATGTTGGAGACCTGTTACAAGACTGGGACTATGAGTGGTGCGTGTTGGAGCGGGAGTCACTCCGCGAACTCTACCTTTGCACCGCCGAGGCGGTCATCGACGGTTTCGAGCAACGGCATAGATGGGACGTTGCGCTTAGATGCGCCCGCAAGGCGATACAGATGGATCCCTATCGGGAGCGGCTCCAGCGTGCGCTAGTGCGTCTCTTGCTGCGAAGTGGAGACCGGGCAGCGGCTTTGGCACAGATCTCTAGATTCGCCAGACTGGTAAGACACGAATTTGGTGTCGAACTCGACAACAGCATTCTCGACCTTTCTCGTGCGATGCGAGGGTCTCATCCGTGGCTGTCCCGCACGGAGGGCAATCCAATTGCACAGAGCCACTTTCCTCCTGCGCGAGAGCTTCCTTTGATTGGACGTCTTGTCGAGAGACAATGCCTCCTTGCCGCTCTTGAGAGAGCAAGAAACGGCAAGGGCACTGGGATCTTCATCACAGGTGACGCCGGTATGGGCAAGACGAGGTTGCTCAACTGGTTTTTGGAGGAGTGGGCTGCTTTCGGTGGCATCACGAAGCGGGGCCGGTGCATCGAATTTTGTCAACCGGTGGCTTATCATCCGGTCAAAGACCTCCTCGGGCTTGAACTCTCTGGCCAGCATGAAGCGCACTCAGTTGAAACCGGTGTAGGAACCAGCCCCAACGACAATTACTCTGGGCCTGCCAAGAGCGGTGCTCGGCTACACTTCACGCAGGTGATGTCGAAAGTTGAGGCGCTTACGACTCAGCGGCCGGTCCTATTAGTCATCGAGGACGTACAGTGGGCCGACGCCTATACCGTTGACCTCGTCGCATTCCTCCTGGAGAGGGCCAATGGTCTTCGCCTTGTCGTAGCAGTTAGCGCGAGCTTGCCGCTGACTTCGTCCCAGGTCGCGCTGCACTATCGCCTGCAGCGCTGTGCGGACATTGCATTGAGACTGGCACCCTTGACAAGGTCAGAAATTGCCGAGCTGGTTAGCAATGTTGCGGCAGGTCTGGAGGATCCGGCTCGGGCTATTGATCGAGTTTGGCTCGAATCGGAAGGCAACCCTTTTATCGCCTTGGAGGTTCTTAAAGTCATTGGCACCCGGAACAAAACCTCCGATCGACGCATGAGGGTCTCGGTACTACCAGGGAATGCTGCGTCATCCGATGCAATGCCTGATGCAGTCCGTTCACTCCTACAGCGGCGCCTGTGTGGGCTTCCTCCGGACGCACGGACGGTTGCCGAGGTCGCCTCCGTGCTAGGGCGAAGTTTTGATTTGGAGGTACTCACCGGACTCGCAGGTATAGAGACACGTGAACTGCAGGCTGCAGTGGAACTGCTAGATGCTGCCGGTGTGTTTCAGCGCGAACAGTCAACCATTAGGTTTTCGTTAGAGCAATACCGCCTCCTGTGCTACGAGCGCCTGCCTCCGCGCGACCGCGTGACGTATCATCAAAGAGCTTACAAGATTCTGCTACCGCGTGGCGACGCCGCGGCTACAGAGCTAGCTTGGCATCAGTATGCATCAGGATGCCTTAAGAGAGCCGCACGGTGGTGGGAGGCGGCGGGTGATCGGGCGGCTGCCGCGTACCAGTATGAAGTGGCAGACCGGGCTTACAGCATGGCAGCGGAGTGCTGGAAACGAGTTAGTCGCCGAGGTGCAACTGAGAGTGTTACTTGTAGCGAGTTTCGAGTACTGAGCAAACTCGACGAAGTAATGACAGTGATGGGACGAACTCGAGAGCGGCGTGAAGTACTTGATGAGATGAGAGCGCTGGCTTCGCGGGATCCCTCCAAGAAGCTTTTGGCTTCCTGGTATCTCCGCGCCGCATGTTTTGACGAGCACGTAGGCAATTTTGATACAGCAGTGCGACTCGCAAGGAGAGCCTGGCATCTGGCTGGTAGTCTCAGAGCGCAGGATCTGCAGGTGACAGCTCTACGAGACTTTGCATGGGCGCTGAGTAGAGCGGGCCGGAATTGGAGAGCCCTGGCGGCCTTCAGGGCGTGCCTGAGACGGGCGCGATACGCAGAACCACGCGAAGTCATTACGGCGCTTTGGCAGACTGCCGTGGTATGCATCAAGCTATCTGATTTCGCACTGGCCTCGGCGTGCCTAGAGCGGGCCAAGTTAGCAAGCAAAGTATCAAGTTTCGTGCATGAAAGTTCGGAGATATTAGGTGTAGAAGCGATTGCGGATAAATGGATGGGCAGGCCAGAAGCAGCGAGAGAAAAACTAAGCCGTTCGATGAACATCGCGAAGAAGAGACGTGACCGTGTGATGATAGCTCGTCTCGACTTTCACCTGGCAACGCTTGATTGCCTTGAAGGACAGCTTGGCCAGGCTCTGTGTAGATTGCGCAGAGCCATTGTGGCAAGTCGTGAGATGGAGTATGTGAGGACGCATCTTTCCTGCCTTACCGAAGTTGCCAGCGGGCTTGGCCGTGTGATAGGCAGCTTTGAGTTGGCCCGGATGGCGGTACGGCATGCTCTTAGAATCGCACACTACACTCAAAGCCGATTTCTGTATGCTGTTTGTAGAGATGCGGAGGCGCAGTTACTTATCGAAGAAGGGCGCTTCGCTGAAGCGGGATTCGTGGTAGCGGATGTGTTTGAGACGCTTAAGGCTGCGGGATATCCTGTGGCTGGCCTGTCAGAGGCGGTGATGCGACGCGGCGTCATCAGTCTGCTCCTTGGACAGGTCGAGACGGCGCTCGCGGATCTGGAGACAGCAGCGAGGCTGCAGTCTCAAGCCGGCGATCGGCTCCTTCTGGTCAACTGTTTGAGCTACTTAGCAGCAGCCTATGCAGCGATTGGCAACATGGCATCCGCCCTCGCCGTGTCCACCGATGCGGTTCGACTGCTTCAAGCAACTAATCACGCGAACCCTCAACCGCAGCGGATCTATTGGCACCATTACCTGATCCTCAAGTGCATGGGCCTAGAACCACGTGTGCCGTACCTACAGAGGGCGGCAGAACTGATTGAAACAAGGGCCGTCACGCTCTCACGGGCACAACAGCGGCGGTTCAAGACGGCGGTTCCATTGAACCGTGAGATCTTGGCGGCCTGGGAACACTATCGGCAGACTGGCGCAGAGTTGGAAGCGGTCGACTTGCGCGGGGGAGTCTTGCCAAATCCGATGGGAAGGCTGGATGGTGGCGTGCCTGTGTCCGCGAAGGCTCACCCGACGGAATGCTTGGGAACCGTCTCCTGA
- a CDS encoding HD-GYP domain-containing protein, with amino-acid sequence MPAYLLVGLSPLAVLGAIRRDREWAQTFAREATSLWVGLGTQGIVESVIFHVSSSETTESLLVHMSGPLAYWVSTLVMQAFAIHRQEGVAYRSLARGLSREALPHIFVLSAAAVTLGYLLDRFGAAAMAVAAVVLVEGYYPWKLVGEQSGLLLTSLQMMAQAVDLKDPYTSNHSQRVARLAVRLARELDLSEAEVERVRIGALLHDLGKIGVSNEIIRKPGKLTLEEYRAVMKHSEVGADIIEPLEILGDSAAMVRHHHEHWDGSGYPDGLAGRAIPLGARIILVADAFDALTTDRPYRKGTSPEKALEVIRANAGVQFDPDVVRALERIVTRHGSSSVTL; translated from the coding sequence GTGCCGGCGTACTTGCTCGTCGGCTTGTCGCCGCTAGCCGTCCTTGGAGCGATCCGCAGGGATAGGGAATGGGCGCAAACCTTTGCACGCGAGGCAACATCTCTTTGGGTCGGGCTGGGCACCCAGGGCATCGTGGAGTCAGTCATCTTCCACGTGTCCTCCTCCGAAACGACGGAGAGCCTTTTGGTGCACATGTCTGGCCCACTAGCTTACTGGGTGTCGACCTTGGTGATGCAGGCGTTCGCTATTCACCGCCAAGAAGGCGTGGCGTATCGTTCACTCGCGCGCGGACTTAGCCGCGAGGCCTTACCCCACATTTTCGTGCTGAGTGCCGCCGCAGTCACGTTAGGGTACTTGCTGGATAGGTTTGGAGCCGCAGCGATGGCCGTTGCGGCCGTGGTCCTAGTCGAAGGCTACTATCCATGGAAACTTGTCGGTGAGCAGAGTGGGCTGCTTCTCACCAGCCTTCAGATGATGGCGCAAGCCGTAGACCTCAAGGATCCTTACACGTCCAATCACTCGCAGCGAGTGGCGCGCCTTGCAGTTCGGCTTGCGCGGGAACTGGATTTGTCAGAGGCGGAGGTGGAGCGCGTTAGGATCGGTGCTTTGCTACATGACTTAGGCAAGATAGGAGTGAGCAACGAGATCATTCGGAAGCCAGGGAAACTAACCTTAGAGGAATATCGTGCCGTCATGAAGCACTCAGAAGTCGGTGCGGACATTATCGAACCCCTTGAGATTCTTGGGGACTCCGCAGCCATGGTGCGACACCATCACGAGCACTGGGACGGATCGGGGTATCCAGATGGCCTAGCTGGGCGAGCTATTCCACTGGGCGCAAGAATCATACTTGTGGCCGACGCGTTCGACGCGCTTACGACGGACAGGCCCTATCGCAAAGGTACGAGTCCGGAGAAAGCCCTAGAGGTAATTCGAGCAAACGCGGGCGTGCAATTTGATCCAGACGTAGTAAGGGCTCTTGAGCGTATAGTCACGCGGCACGGATCGAGTAGCGTGACGTTGTGA